A window of Solanum stenotomum isolate F172 chromosome 3, ASM1918654v1, whole genome shotgun sequence contains these coding sequences:
- the LOC125858017 gene encoding uncharacterized protein LOC125858017 isoform X2: MENGASSFNQFIHEHSFDSDTSSSSVDYSSEEEEQYTDETICPPSPLSQSSRVSRARSLSRRNRHWMHWFRYIVSWLLFPIKFMLGLPLFMYALSKGRRASRTSENFQSSHVQARKRLQTLRDQVIQSATDRRRGVVEDLHLAIEITIEAIFDFFHKAAHCLLSPIDTLKKLVKWFSSDNSGRVDVPTVGSGVSVPVDTLSESDPTPRQRKTGFHSLNTDARTCQDVITELGYPYEALRVVTDDGYILLLERIPRRDARKVVYLQHGIFDSSMGWVSNGVVGSPAFAAYDQGYDVFLGNFRGLVSREHVDKNISSRRYWKYSINEHGTQDIPAMIEKIHQTKVTELENSKKIVEEESGNDQPYKLCAICHSLGGAAILMYILTRRIEVKPHRLSRLILLSPAGFHHDSNPVFTMMECLFLLLSPLLAPFVSAFYIPTRFFRMLFNKLARDFHNLPAVGGLVQTLISYLVGGDSSNWVGVLGLPHYNMNDMPAVSFRVALHLAQIKHTRKFMMFDYGSAAANMKAYGSPQPLDLGEFYSLIDIPVDLVAGRKDKVIRPSMVRKHYKLMKDAGVEVSYNEFEYAHLDFTFSHHEELLAYVMSRLILVGASMKQQPGQKSLKNRRKEGQTSSSR, translated from the exons CACTGTCACAAAGTTCTCGGGTTTCTAGAGCTCGCAGTCTTTCAAGGCGGAACAGGCATTGGATGCATTGGTTCAGATACATCGTCTCATGGCTCCTATTCCCTATTAAATTTATGTTGGGCCTACCTTTGTTTATGTATGCTTTGAGTAAGGGCCGTAGAGCCTCTCGGACATCTGAGAATTTTCAGTCTTCCCATGTACAAGCTAGGAAGAGATTACAGACACTCAGGGATCAAGTTATCCAGTCTGCCACTGACAGAAGACGTGGCGTTGTTGAG GACCTCCATCTAGCAATTGAGATCACCATAGAGgctatttttgatttttttcacaAGGCTGCACACTGTCTTCTTTCACCAATAGACACCTTGAAGAAATTGGTGAAGTGGTTTTCTTCTGACAACAGTGGTCGTGTGGACGTTCCCACTGTCGGTTCAGGTGTCTCTGTTCCTGTGGATACCCTTTCGGAGAGTGATCCTACTCCAAGACAACGGAAAACGGGCTTTCATTCGCTCAATACAGATGCTCGGACATGTCAAGATGTCATTACAGAGCTTGG ATACCCATATGAAGCTCTTCGTGTGGTTACTGATGATGGATATATTCTCCTTTTGGAGAGAATTCCAAG ACGTGATGCTCGAAAAGTTGTTTATCTACAACATGGGATTTTTGATTCATCCATGGG GTGGGTATCGAATGGAGTTGTTGGTTCCCCAGCATTTGCAGCCTATGATCAAG GGTATGATGTTTTCCTAGGAAATTTCCGGGGATTGGTGTCGAGAGAGCACGTTGACAAGAATATATCCTCACGTCG GTACTGGAAGTACTCCATAAATGAGCATGGGACACAGGATATACCTGCAATGATAGAGAAGATCCACCAAACAAAAGTTACTGAATTGGAAAATAGCAAAAAAATTGTGGAGGAAGAGAGTGGCAATGATCAGCCTTACAAACTTTGTGCAATTTGTCATAGTTTGGGTGGAGCTGCTATTTTAATGTACATTTTAACACGTCGAATTGAGGTAAAGCCCCATAGGCTTTCAAGATTAATCTTATTATCACCGGCTGGGTTTCATCATGATTCCAATCCCGTATTCACAATGATGGAATGCTTATTCCTGCTATTGTCTCCTCTACTTGCCCCTTTTGTGTCAGCTTTCTATATTCCCACTCGGTTTTTCCGCATGTTGTTTAACAAGTTGGCCCGAGACTTCCATAACTTACCAGCAGTTGGAGGCCTTGTGCAAACTCTCATCAGTTATTTGGTTGGTGGAGACAGCTCCAATTGGGTTGGAGTCTTAGGGTTGCCACACTACAATATGAATGATATGCCAGCTGTTTCATTCCGTGTGGCCCTTCATTTGGCACAGATCAAGCACACTCGGAAGTTTATGATGTTTGACTATGGGAGTGCAGCTGCGAACATGAAAGCTTATGGTTCCCCTCAGCCTTTAGATTTGGGGGAGTTCTATTCCCTTATTGATATTCCGGTTGATCTTGTTGCTGGGCGTAAGGACAAGGTCATCAGGCCATCCATGGTAAGGAAACATTATAAGCTGATGAAGGATGCAGGTGTGGAGGTGTCATATAATGAGTTTGAGTATGCTCATTTGGATTTTACATTTTCCCATCATGAAGAACTATTGGCCTATGTTATGTCTCGACTAATTTTAGTAGGTGCTTCTATGAAGCAGCAACCTGGCCAGAAATCATTGAAGAACAGGAGAAAAGAGGGGCAAACCAGCAGCAGCCGTTAA